One genomic segment of Cygnus olor isolate bCygOlo1 chromosome 20, bCygOlo1.pri.v2, whole genome shotgun sequence includes these proteins:
- the MKS1 gene encoding Meckel syndrome type 1 protein isoform X2, with protein MVRAMAEPLWSAEAGGAVYRSRDPVRNLRLRVRIQRVTAAGPLPAQASPPPPPLSAPRGPELLALAARASPGARRPPDEEEEAEVGWQEKLFSQFEVDLYQNESACQTHLDRQYHEEILKLEKAGGRKNYRIFTYTDHDRFTNLEEHCQKVTDSDHEVPSYLAERMANVRRRRQDRKPIEANSLKSKIITWEPSEEFIKNNHVINTPVQTMYIMGDLGPYGKLGQREYEHVLCTIKVDGNGVITVKPDFTGTKGAYWIELDRQKRELWKYTIENASVQVQQEEEEREQRVFRDLYGRHKEYLSGLVGSEFEMTLPGTLRLFVNGEVVSAQGYEYDNLYVHFFLELPDHWSSPAFQQLSGVTQTCTTKTVGWDDVAYFCYPFTLEMFFSQENESEGLHILTIPTWRPVELGTVAELRRFFIGGSPELEDMTYVRIPATFKGERLSRFGFRTETTGNVTFRLYCLQQSKAFLETSASRHRMQSVLDRLGGFSQQSSVYNVLEAFQRARRRMQEARESLPQDLISTSVSTVHQTQEP; from the exons ATGGTGAGGGCCATGGCGGAGCCGCTGTGGAGCGCCGAGGCTGGCGGCGCCGTGTACCGCTCCCGCGACCCCGTGCGCAACCTGCGCCTCCG GGTCCGCATCCAGCGGGTCACGGCCGCCGGGCCCCTCCCGGCGCAggcctcgccgccgccgccgccgctgtcCGCACCGCGCGGCCCCGAGCTCCTGGCGCTGGCCGCCCGCGCCTCACCGG GTGCCCGGCGGCCCCCGgacgaggaagaggaggccGAGGTGGGGTGGCAGGAGAAGCTCTTCAGCCAG TTTGAGGTAGATCTTTATCAAAATGAGTCAGCCTGTCAAACTCACCTGGACCGACAGTACCACGAGGAGATCCTGAAACTGGAGAAGGCTGGGGGTCGGAAGAACTATCGCATCTTCACCTACACTGATCATGACCGATTCACCAACCTAGAGGAG cactgccagaAGGTAACTGACTCAGATCATGAGGTGCCGTCATATCTGGCAGAGAGGATGGCCAATGTGAGGAGGAGAAGACAAGACCGTAAGCCAAT AGAAGCGAATTCTCTGAAGTCAAAAATCATCACCTGGGAGCCCTCAGAAGAATTTATAAAGAACAATCATGTGATTAACACTCCTGTTCAGACTATGTACATCATGGGGGACTTGGGACCTTATGGGAA GCTTGGTCAAAGGGAATATGAACATGTTCTTTGTACAATCAAGGTGGATGGCAATGGGGTGATCACAGTGAAGCCTGACTTTACTGGCACCAAAGGAGCCTACTG GATTGAGCTGGATAGACAGAAGCGAGAGCTGTGGAAATACACCATTGAGAATGCATCCGTCCAAGTGcagcaagaggaggaggaacgTGAGCAGCGTGTGTTCAGAGAT ctgtACGGTCGGCACAAGGAGTACCTCAGTGGTCTTGTAGGCTCAGAATTTGAGATG ACTCTTCCTGGTACATTGCGTCTTTTTGTGAATGGAGAAGTAG TTTCAGCTCAAGGCTATGAGTATGACAACCTCTATGTTCATTTCTTCCTGGAGCTGCCTGACC ACTGGTCAAGCCCCGCATTCCAGCAGCTATCAGGAGTGACACAGACCTGCACCACCAAGACAGTGGGCTGG GATGATGTGGCGTACTTCTGCTACCCCTTCACTTTGGAGATGTTTTTCTCCCAAGAAAATGAATCAGAAG GTCTCCACATACTCACCATCCCTACCTGGCGCCCTGTGGAGCTGGGGACTGTTGCTGAACTGAGGAGATTTTTCATTGGTGGATCTCCTGAGTTAGAGGACATGACCTATGTCAGGATACCAGCAACCTTCAAG GGAGAGCGTCTGAGCCGCTTTGGTTTTCGCACAGAGACAACAGGGAATGTCACGTTCCGGCTTTACTGCCTGCAGCAATCTAA AGCCTTTCTGGAAACCAGTGCCTCGAGGCATCGCATGCAGAGTGTACTGGACCGGCTTGGAGGCTtcagccagcagagctctgtctACAATGTTTTGG AGGCTTTCCAGAGGGCACGGCGCCGGATGCAGGAAGCACGTGAGAGCCTTCCCCAAGACCTCATCAGCACCTCTGTCTCCACTGTGCACCAGACACAAGAACCGTGA
- the MKS1 gene encoding Meckel syndrome type 1 protein isoform X3, with protein sequence MVRAMAEPLWSAEAGGAVYRSRDPVRNLRLRVRIQRVTAAGPLPAQASPPAGRRSRALPVVTDPPTAGARRPPDEEEEAEVGWQEKLFSQFEVDLYQNESACQTHLDRQYHEEILKLEKAGGRKNYRIFTYTDHDRFTNLEEHCQKVTDSDHEVPSYLAERMANVRRRRQDRKPIEANSLKSKIITWEPSEEFIKNNHVINTPVQTMYIMGDLGPYGKLGQREYEHVLCTIKVDGNGVITVKPDFTGTKGAYWIELDRQKRELWKYTIENASVQVQQEEEEREQRVFRDLYGRHKEYLSGLVGSEFEMTLPGTLRLFVNGEVVSAQGYEYDNLYVHFFLELPDHWSSPAFQQLSGVTQTCTTKTVGWDDVAYFCYPFTLEMFFSQENESEDCLPQWPVLYFEVLSLDFWQRYRVEGYGSLVLPASPGLHILTIPTWRPVELGTVAELRRFFIGGSPELEDMTYVRIPATFKGERLSRFGFRTETTGNVTFRLYCLQQSKAFLETSASRHRMQSVLDRLGGFSQQSSVYNVLEAFQRARRRMQEARESLPQDLISTSVSTVHQTQEP encoded by the exons ATGGTGAGGGCCATGGCGGAGCCGCTGTGGAGCGCCGAGGCTGGCGGCGCCGTGTACCGCTCCCGCGACCCCGTGCGCAACCTGCGCCTCCG GGTCCGCATCCAGCGGGTCACGGCCGCCGGGCCCCTCCCGGCGCAggcctcgcc ccccgcggggcggcgCTCCCGGGCGCTGCCGGTGGTGACCGACCCCCCCACCGCAGGTGCCCGGCGGCCCCCGgacgaggaagaggaggccGAGGTGGGGTGGCAGGAGAAGCTCTTCAGCCAG TTTGAGGTAGATCTTTATCAAAATGAGTCAGCCTGTCAAACTCACCTGGACCGACAGTACCACGAGGAGATCCTGAAACTGGAGAAGGCTGGGGGTCGGAAGAACTATCGCATCTTCACCTACACTGATCATGACCGATTCACCAACCTAGAGGAG cactgccagaAGGTAACTGACTCAGATCATGAGGTGCCGTCATATCTGGCAGAGAGGATGGCCAATGTGAGGAGGAGAAGACAAGACCGTAAGCCAAT AGAAGCGAATTCTCTGAAGTCAAAAATCATCACCTGGGAGCCCTCAGAAGAATTTATAAAGAACAATCATGTGATTAACACTCCTGTTCAGACTATGTACATCATGGGGGACTTGGGACCTTATGGGAA GCTTGGTCAAAGGGAATATGAACATGTTCTTTGTACAATCAAGGTGGATGGCAATGGGGTGATCACAGTGAAGCCTGACTTTACTGGCACCAAAGGAGCCTACTG GATTGAGCTGGATAGACAGAAGCGAGAGCTGTGGAAATACACCATTGAGAATGCATCCGTCCAAGTGcagcaagaggaggaggaacgTGAGCAGCGTGTGTTCAGAGAT ctgtACGGTCGGCACAAGGAGTACCTCAGTGGTCTTGTAGGCTCAGAATTTGAGATG ACTCTTCCTGGTACATTGCGTCTTTTTGTGAATGGAGAAGTAG TTTCAGCTCAAGGCTATGAGTATGACAACCTCTATGTTCATTTCTTCCTGGAGCTGCCTGACC ACTGGTCAAGCCCCGCATTCCAGCAGCTATCAGGAGTGACACAGACCTGCACCACCAAGACAGTGGGCTGG GATGATGTGGCGTACTTCTGCTACCCCTTCACTTTGGAGATGTTTTTCTCCCAAGAAAATGAATCAGAAG ACTGTCTCCCTCAATGGCCTGTTCTCTACTTTGAGGTTCTGTCCCTTGATTTCTGGCAGAGATACCGTGTTGAAGGGTATGGTTCCTTGGTGCTGCCAGCATCTCCAG GTCTCCACATACTCACCATCCCTACCTGGCGCCCTGTGGAGCTGGGGACTGTTGCTGAACTGAGGAGATTTTTCATTGGTGGATCTCCTGAGTTAGAGGACATGACCTATGTCAGGATACCAGCAACCTTCAAG GGAGAGCGTCTGAGCCGCTTTGGTTTTCGCACAGAGACAACAGGGAATGTCACGTTCCGGCTTTACTGCCTGCAGCAATCTAA AGCCTTTCTGGAAACCAGTGCCTCGAGGCATCGCATGCAGAGTGTACTGGACCGGCTTGGAGGCTtcagccagcagagctctgtctACAATGTTTTGG AGGCTTTCCAGAGGGCACGGCGCCGGATGCAGGAAGCACGTGAGAGCCTTCCCCAAGACCTCATCAGCACCTCTGTCTCCACTGTGCACCAGACACAAGAACCGTGA
- the MKS1 gene encoding Meckel syndrome type 1 protein isoform X1, whose amino-acid sequence MVRAMAEPLWSAEAGGAVYRSRDPVRNLRLRVRIQRVTAAGPLPAQASPPPPPLSAPRGPELLALAARASPGARRPPDEEEEAEVGWQEKLFSQFEVDLYQNESACQTHLDRQYHEEILKLEKAGGRKNYRIFTYTDHDRFTNLEEHCQKVTDSDHEVPSYLAERMANVRRRRQDRKPIEANSLKSKIITWEPSEEFIKNNHVINTPVQTMYIMGDLGPYGKLGQREYEHVLCTIKVDGNGVITVKPDFTGTKGAYWIELDRQKRELWKYTIENASVQVQQEEEEREQRVFRDLYGRHKEYLSGLVGSEFEMTLPGTLRLFVNGEVVSAQGYEYDNLYVHFFLELPDHWSSPAFQQLSGVTQTCTTKTVGWDDVAYFCYPFTLEMFFSQENESEDCLPQWPVLYFEVLSLDFWQRYRVEGYGSLVLPASPGLHILTIPTWRPVELGTVAELRRFFIGGSPELEDMTYVRIPATFKGERLSRFGFRTETTGNVTFRLYCLQQSKAFLETSASRHRMQSVLDRLGGFSQQSSVYNVLEAFQRARRRMQEARESLPQDLISTSVSTVHQTQEP is encoded by the exons ATGGTGAGGGCCATGGCGGAGCCGCTGTGGAGCGCCGAGGCTGGCGGCGCCGTGTACCGCTCCCGCGACCCCGTGCGCAACCTGCGCCTCCG GGTCCGCATCCAGCGGGTCACGGCCGCCGGGCCCCTCCCGGCGCAggcctcgccgccgccgccgccgctgtcCGCACCGCGCGGCCCCGAGCTCCTGGCGCTGGCCGCCCGCGCCTCACCGG GTGCCCGGCGGCCCCCGgacgaggaagaggaggccGAGGTGGGGTGGCAGGAGAAGCTCTTCAGCCAG TTTGAGGTAGATCTTTATCAAAATGAGTCAGCCTGTCAAACTCACCTGGACCGACAGTACCACGAGGAGATCCTGAAACTGGAGAAGGCTGGGGGTCGGAAGAACTATCGCATCTTCACCTACACTGATCATGACCGATTCACCAACCTAGAGGAG cactgccagaAGGTAACTGACTCAGATCATGAGGTGCCGTCATATCTGGCAGAGAGGATGGCCAATGTGAGGAGGAGAAGACAAGACCGTAAGCCAAT AGAAGCGAATTCTCTGAAGTCAAAAATCATCACCTGGGAGCCCTCAGAAGAATTTATAAAGAACAATCATGTGATTAACACTCCTGTTCAGACTATGTACATCATGGGGGACTTGGGACCTTATGGGAA GCTTGGTCAAAGGGAATATGAACATGTTCTTTGTACAATCAAGGTGGATGGCAATGGGGTGATCACAGTGAAGCCTGACTTTACTGGCACCAAAGGAGCCTACTG GATTGAGCTGGATAGACAGAAGCGAGAGCTGTGGAAATACACCATTGAGAATGCATCCGTCCAAGTGcagcaagaggaggaggaacgTGAGCAGCGTGTGTTCAGAGAT ctgtACGGTCGGCACAAGGAGTACCTCAGTGGTCTTGTAGGCTCAGAATTTGAGATG ACTCTTCCTGGTACATTGCGTCTTTTTGTGAATGGAGAAGTAG TTTCAGCTCAAGGCTATGAGTATGACAACCTCTATGTTCATTTCTTCCTGGAGCTGCCTGACC ACTGGTCAAGCCCCGCATTCCAGCAGCTATCAGGAGTGACACAGACCTGCACCACCAAGACAGTGGGCTGG GATGATGTGGCGTACTTCTGCTACCCCTTCACTTTGGAGATGTTTTTCTCCCAAGAAAATGAATCAGAAG ACTGTCTCCCTCAATGGCCTGTTCTCTACTTTGAGGTTCTGTCCCTTGATTTCTGGCAGAGATACCGTGTTGAAGGGTATGGTTCCTTGGTGCTGCCAGCATCTCCAG GTCTCCACATACTCACCATCCCTACCTGGCGCCCTGTGGAGCTGGGGACTGTTGCTGAACTGAGGAGATTTTTCATTGGTGGATCTCCTGAGTTAGAGGACATGACCTATGTCAGGATACCAGCAACCTTCAAG GGAGAGCGTCTGAGCCGCTTTGGTTTTCGCACAGAGACAACAGGGAATGTCACGTTCCGGCTTTACTGCCTGCAGCAATCTAA AGCCTTTCTGGAAACCAGTGCCTCGAGGCATCGCATGCAGAGTGTACTGGACCGGCTTGGAGGCTtcagccagcagagctctgtctACAATGTTTTGG AGGCTTTCCAGAGGGCACGGCGCCGGATGCAGGAAGCACGTGAGAGCCTTCCCCAAGACCTCATCAGCACCTCTGTCTCCACTGTGCACCAGACACAAGAACCGTGA